One region of Chryseobacterium muglaense genomic DNA includes:
- the ypfJ gene encoding KPN_02809 family neutral zinc metallopeptidase translates to MKWTDDRSTNVDDRRASGGSGGAIVGGGLGTLIIAAIVFFLGGDPSAILSSGVSNTGAQTEQRELTAADKKIGEMIEMITAENEETWTKIFAENGMKYQPARVVLFRSNTDSGCGMAQSAMGPFYCPTDQSVYMDMSFFNELQEKFGAKVTEFTVAYVMAHEMGHHVQNLMGTLNETDKARRSGRYSEAQLNQISVATELQADFYAGVWSRITGDREKSFIEPGDLEAAMNAAEAVGDDNIQKRSQGYVNQESFTHGSSAQRKEWFMKGYNSGDIKQGDTFSQLLR, encoded by the coding sequence ATGAAATGGACAGACGATAGAAGTACAAATGTAGACGACAGGCGTGCTTCAGGTGGTAGTGGAGGTGCAATTGTGGGTGGCGGATTAGGCACACTAATTATCGCTGCTATTGTATTTTTCTTAGGTGGTGACCCTTCTGCTATTCTTTCTTCAGGAGTTTCAAATACAGGAGCCCAGACTGAGCAAAGAGAACTTACAGCAGCTGACAAAAAAATTGGTGAGATGATTGAAATGATCACCGCCGAGAACGAAGAAACCTGGACTAAAATTTTTGCCGAAAACGGAATGAAATATCAACCTGCAAGAGTAGTTTTATTCAGAAGCAATACAGATTCTGGATGTGGAATGGCACAATCTGCAATGGGTCCGTTCTATTGTCCAACCGATCAGTCTGTTTATATGGATATGAGTTTCTTTAATGAATTGCAGGAGAAATTTGGCGCTAAAGTAACCGAATTTACGGTAGCCTATGTAATGGCTCACGAAATGGGGCACCACGTACAAAATCTTATGGGAACTTTAAACGAAACTGATAAAGCAAGACGTAGCGGAAGATATTCTGAAGCACAGCTTAATCAAATCTCTGTAGCCACTGAACTTCAGGCAGATTTTTATGCTGGAGTTTGGTCTAGAATTACGGGCGACAGAGAAAAATCGTTTATCGAGCCCGGAGATCTAGAAGCCGCAATGAACGCAGCGGAAGCTGTTGGAGACGACAATATCCAGAAAAGATCACAAGGATATGTGAATCAGGAAAGTTTTACTCATGGCTCTTCGGCTCAACGTAAAGAATGGTTTATGAAAGGATATAATTCAGGAGACATCAAACAAGGCGACACTTTTAGTCAACTTTTAAGATAA
- a CDS encoding GLPGLI family protein — translation MKKLSILAVVLLVQASFAQTNRFVYQVTSKPDVSNKSDIKTENAYLDISADKSMFYSENRIKRDSVMKANFQSGGGRGFNREQMDGLRTNINYSIEKNKKDQKIIYKDRLGRDLYSYEEDRPLNWKILSETTKIGDYKVQKAETDFGGRKWTAWFTTDLPYQDGPYKFNGLPGLVVKAEDSMGDYSFDLMKNYKISDFPEMVTFGNVMKVKRTDYVKQQEKYKTDPASFMSSQRGGGGISAPMRIGGGGGNQNPADMRKRMEERAKEEAKRNSNPIELK, via the coding sequence ATGAAAAAATTAAGCATTCTTGCTGTAGTCTTATTGGTGCAGGCTTCTTTCGCACAAACCAACAGATTTGTTTATCAGGTAACATCAAAACCGGATGTCAGTAATAAAAGTGATATTAAAACTGAAAATGCTTATTTAGATATTTCAGCAGACAAATCGATGTTTTATTCTGAGAATAGAATTAAAAGAGATTCTGTGATGAAAGCTAACTTTCAAAGCGGTGGGGGAAGAGGTTTTAACAGAGAGCAGATGGATGGTTTGAGAACAAATATTAACTATTCAATCGAAAAAAATAAAAAAGATCAAAAGATAATTTACAAAGACCGTTTGGGGAGAGATCTTTATTCGTACGAAGAAGACCGACCTCTGAACTGGAAAATTTTATCTGAAACCACAAAAATTGGTGATTATAAAGTACAAAAAGCAGAAACAGATTTTGGCGGAAGAAAATGGACAGCCTGGTTCACGACTGATCTTCCTTATCAAGACGGACCGTATAAATTCAATGGTCTTCCCGGTTTGGTCGTAAAAGCGGAAGATTCTATGGGGGATTATTCTTTCGATTTAATGAAAAACTATAAGATTTCTGATTTTCCTGAAATGGTTACTTTTGGAAACGTGATGAAAGTAAAAAGAACAGATTATGTAAAGCAGCAGGAAAAATATAAAACTGATCCAGCTTCTTTTATGAGTAGCCAACGTGGAGGCGGAGGAATTTCTGCTCCAATGAGAATCGGCGGAGGCGGAGGAAATCAAAATCCTGCAGATATGAGAAAGCGAATGGAAGAAAGAGCAAAAGAAGAAGCGAAACGAAACAGTAATCCTATCGAGCTTAAATAA
- a CDS encoding HesB/IscA family protein, producing the protein MIKVSDQAKVKAIQLMTEDGFNPAEDYIRVGVKSGGCSGLEYMLGFDNKQNETDQIFEDNGIKIVVEKKSILYLAGTTLEYSGGLNGKGFIFNNPNASRTCGCGESFSL; encoded by the coding sequence ATGATAAAGGTTTCAGATCAGGCAAAGGTAAAAGCGATTCAACTGATGACAGAAGATGGCTTTAACCCTGCTGAAGATTATATAAGAGTTGGGGTAAAAAGCGGTGGATGTTCAGGGCTAGAGTATATGTTAGGTTTTGATAATAAGCAAAACGAAACAGATCAGATTTTTGAAGATAACGGGATAAAAATCGTTGTTGAAAAAAAATCGATACTTTACTTGGCGGGCACTACTTTAGAATATTCCGGAGGTTTGAATGGGAAAGGATTTATTTTCAATAATCCCAATGCATCCAGAACGTGTGGTTGTGGAGAGAGTTTTAGTTTATAG
- the sufB gene encoding Fe-S cluster assembly protein SufB, with the protein MSKYTEDDLRVDLENKKYEFGWETKIDYEDFPTGLNEDIVRAISAKKEEPEWMTEWRLESFKIWLKMVEPEWANIKYEKPDFQAIKYYAAPKANPQLESLDDVDPELLATFAKLGINIEEQKRLSNVAVDIVIDSVSVKTTFQDTLAEKGIIFCSISEAIKNHPDLVRKYLGKVVPRGDNFYAALNSAVFSDGSFCYIPKGVRCPMELSTYFRINQAGTGQFERTLVIADEGSYVSYLEGCTAPSRDENQLHAAVVELIAMDNAEIKYSTVQNWYPGNEEGKGGVFNFVTKRGLCEYKAKISWTQVETGSAVTWKYPSCILKGDGSIGEFYSIAVTNNHQYADTGTKMIHIGKNTRSTIISKGISAGKSQNSYRGQVKVMPSAKGARNFSQCDSLLMGNECGAHTFPYIEIKDPTAQLEHEATTSKIGEDQIFYCNQRGIDTERAIALIVNGFSKEVLNKLPMEFAIEAQKLLEISLEGSVG; encoded by the coding sequence ATGAGTAAATATACAGAAGACGACCTTAGAGTCGATCTAGAAAATAAAAAATATGAATTTGGTTGGGAAACCAAGATCGATTACGAAGATTTTCCAACAGGTTTAAATGAAGACATTGTTCGTGCAATTTCTGCAAAAAAAGAAGAGCCGGAATGGATGACAGAATGGCGTTTGGAATCATTCAAAATTTGGTTGAAAATGGTTGAGCCTGAATGGGCGAATATCAAATATGAAAAACCAGATTTCCAGGCGATTAAATATTACGCTGCGCCAAAAGCAAACCCACAATTGGAAAGCTTAGATGACGTTGATCCAGAATTATTGGCAACTTTTGCAAAATTAGGAATCAATATTGAAGAACAGAAAAGACTTTCAAACGTAGCAGTAGATATTGTAATAGATTCTGTTTCTGTAAAAACAACTTTTCAGGATACATTAGCCGAAAAAGGAATTATCTTTTGTTCAATTTCTGAGGCAATTAAAAATCACCCGGATTTAGTGAGAAAATATCTTGGAAAAGTAGTTCCAAGAGGTGATAACTTTTACGCAGCATTAAATTCCGCAGTATTTTCTGACGGAAGTTTCTGTTATATTCCAAAAGGAGTAAGATGTCCTATGGAATTATCAACCTATTTCCGTATCAATCAGGCAGGAACAGGTCAGTTTGAAAGAACACTTGTAATTGCAGACGAAGGAAGCTATGTTTCTTATTTGGAAGGTTGTACTGCTCCATCAAGAGATGAAAACCAGCTTCACGCAGCCGTTGTAGAATTAATTGCAATGGATAATGCTGAAATTAAATATTCTACCGTTCAAAACTGGTATCCAGGAAACGAAGAAGGTAAAGGTGGAGTTTTCAATTTCGTGACCAAAAGAGGACTTTGCGAGTATAAAGCAAAAATCTCATGGACTCAAGTTGAAACAGGTTCTGCCGTAACGTGGAAATATCCTTCTTGTATCTTGAAAGGTGACGGTTCTATCGGTGAGTTCTACTCTATCGCAGTAACCAATAATCATCAATATGCCGATACCGGTACAAAGATGATTCACATCGGAAAAAATACAAGATCAACAATTATCTCTAAAGGAATTTCTGCAGGAAAATCTCAAAATTCGTACAGAGGACAGGTAAAAGTAATGCCTTCTGCAAAAGGAGCAAGAAACTTCTCACAGTGTGACTCATTATTGATGGGTAACGAATGTGGAGCGCACACTTTCCCTTACATTGAGATTAAAGATCCAACTGCACAGTTAGAGCACGAAGCAACGACTTCAAAAATCGGTGAAGATCAGATTTTCTACTGTAACCAAAGAGGAATCGATACAGAAAGAGCAATTGCTTTAATTGTAAATGGTTTCAGCAAAGAGGTTTTAAATAAACTTCCAATGGAATTTGCTATTGAAGCTCAGAAATTACTGGAGATTTCTTTGGAAGGAAGTGTTGGATAA
- a CDS encoding GxxExxY protein, with amino-acid sequence MTKTEVTQLSYDIVGCAIKVHKELGPGLLESVYELCLAYELKEKGYLVDQQVTTKINYGKIEIETPLKVDLLVNETIIIEIKTVEKLLPIHQAQLMTYMKILKKPQGLLINFYTENITKSMVPLINEYFAKLPE; translated from the coding sequence ATGACCAAAACAGAAGTAACACAACTTTCTTATGACATAGTAGGATGTGCAATCAAAGTCCATAAAGAATTAGGACCTGGGTTGTTGGAAAGTGTTTACGAATTATGTTTGGCATATGAATTAAAGGAAAAAGGATATTTAGTTGATCAACAAGTTACTACAAAGATCAATTACGGAAAAATAGAAATTGAAACTCCGTTAAAAGTAGATCTGCTGGTAAACGAAACTATTATTATAGAAATTAAAACAGTTGAAAAGTTATTACCTATTCATCAGGCTCAGTTAATGACTTATATGAAGATTTTGAAAAAACCTCAAGGGCTTTTAATTAATTTCTATACAGAGAACATTACAAAGTCAATGGTTCCTTTAATTAATGAATATTTTGCTAAACTTCCAGAATGA
- the sufC gene encoding Fe-S cluster assembly ATPase SufC, translated as MLNIKNLHARIEDGAQILKGINLEIKPGEVHAIMGPNGAGKSTLSSVIAGKEDYEVTEGEILFDGENIIEDAPEERAHKGIFLSFQYPVEIPGVSVTNFIKAALNENRKANGLEDMPAKEMLAMIREKSEKLGIKKDFLSRSLNEGFSGGEKKRNEIFQMMMLNPKLAILDETDSGLDIDALRIVADGVNTFKNEGNAVLLITHYQRLLNYIQPDYVHVLANGKIIKTGDKSLALELEAKGYDWLLN; from the coding sequence ATGTTAAATATTAAAAACTTACACGCCAGAATTGAAGATGGCGCACAGATATTAAAAGGTATCAATCTTGAAATAAAGCCGGGTGAAGTTCACGCAATCATGGGACCAAACGGAGCCGGAAAATCTACACTTTCTTCTGTAATTGCAGGGAAAGAAGATTACGAAGTTACTGAAGGTGAAATTTTATTTGATGGTGAAAACATTATCGAAGATGCTCCTGAAGAAAGGGCTCACAAAGGTATTTTCCTTTCTTTTCAATATCCGGTAGAAATTCCTGGAGTTTCTGTGACCAATTTCATTAAAGCTGCTTTAAATGAGAACAGAAAAGCAAACGGATTGGAAGATATGCCTGCAAAAGAAATGCTGGCAATGATCCGTGAGAAATCTGAGAAATTAGGTATTAAAAAAGATTTCCTTTCTAGATCTTTAAACGAAGGTTTTTCTGGGGGTGAGAAAAAAAGAAACGAGATCTTCCAGATGATGATGCTTAATCCTAAATTAGCTATTTTGGATGAAACCGATTCAGGATTGGATATTGATGCATTGAGAATCGTTGCAGACGGTGTAAATACTTTCAAAAACGAAGGAAATGCAGTTCTTTTGATTACACACTATCAAAGATTGCTTAATTATATTCAGCCTGATTATGTACACGTTTTAGCGAACGGAAAAATCATCAAAACAGGCGACAAATCTTTAGCATTAGAATTAGAAGCAAAAGGTTACGACTGGTTGCTTAATTAA
- the sufD gene encoding Fe-S cluster assembly protein SufD — MSLNEQILNNHSEFLGTLRHRFLDETRVEALRKFAELSFPTKKDEEYKYTNIKEIIEKDYNFFPKESHNITKEQLDELHLGEEHFDWIVFVNGQLHKELSKISIENAEFLSFNYALNDENHKDVFDTYFNTIAAKDLAFTNLNQAYCKYGFFLKVPKNVVIEKPIHVFYLSQNQEENTFYNTRNLLIVEDGAKVEVIESHHNFDETYVFTNSVTEIFTSPNAKADWHKLQNDSDTSYLVDHTFAKQERDSLTTVNTFSFGGKIVRNNLDFIQNGSNINSFMNGITLIGKDQLVDHHTAVHHNQPNCESYQNYKGIFKDKSHGVFNGKVFVDKIAQKTNAYQQNNNVLLSEGATIDTKPQLEIFADDVKCSHGCTVGQLNEDALFYLRARGISKKEAQALLLFAFANDAMQNIDIEPLKEKISKLLTEKLEVSIEF; from the coding sequence ATGAGTTTAAACGAACAAATTTTAAATAATCACAGCGAATTTCTTGGTACACTTCGTCATCGTTTCTTAGATGAAACGAGGGTGGAAGCATTAAGAAAATTTGCAGAACTTAGTTTTCCTACGAAGAAAGACGAAGAATATAAATATACCAACATCAAGGAAATCATCGAGAAAGATTATAATTTTTTCCCGAAAGAAAGTCATAACATCACTAAAGAACAGCTAGATGAGCTGCATTTGGGTGAAGAACATTTTGACTGGATTGTTTTCGTTAATGGTCAGCTTCACAAAGAGCTTTCTAAAATATCTATCGAAAATGCAGAATTTTTATCATTCAATTACGCTTTGAATGACGAAAACCACAAAGATGTTTTTGATACTTATTTCAATACAATTGCGGCGAAAGATTTAGCTTTTACCAATTTAAATCAAGCTTATTGTAAATACGGGTTTTTCCTGAAAGTGCCTAAAAATGTTGTGATTGAAAAGCCAATCCATGTTTTTTATCTTTCTCAAAATCAGGAAGAAAATACCTTTTACAATACAAGAAATTTATTAATTGTAGAAGACGGAGCAAAAGTTGAAGTGATTGAAAGTCACCACAATTTTGATGAAACGTATGTTTTCACCAATTCTGTGACAGAGATTTTCACATCACCGAACGCAAAAGCAGATTGGCATAAATTGCAGAACGACAGCGATACTTCTTATTTAGTTGATCATACGTTCGCAAAACAGGAAAGAGACAGTTTAACAACAGTCAATACTTTTTCTTTTGGTGGAAAAATAGTTAGAAATAATTTAGATTTCATTCAAAACGGATCGAATATCAATTCTTTCATGAACGGAATTACCCTTATCGGAAAAGACCAATTGGTCGATCACCACACGGCAGTTCACCACAATCAACCAAATTGTGAAAGTTACCAGAATTACAAAGGAATCTTTAAAGATAAATCTCACGGAGTTTTTAATGGAAAAGTTTTTGTAGATAAAATTGCTCAAAAAACCAACGCTTATCAGCAGAACAACAACGTTCTTCTAAGTGAAGGAGCTACAATTGATACAAAACCTCAGTTAGAAATCTTTGCAGACGATGTAAAGTGTTCTCACGGTTGTACCGTTGGTCAGCTTAATGAAGATGCTTTATTCTATCTTAGAGCAAGAGGAATTTCTAAAAAAGAAGCTCAGGCTTTATTATTATTTGCTTTTGCAAACGATGCAATGCAGAATATCGACATTGAGCCTTTAAAAGAGAAAATTTCAAAGCTTTTGACAGAGAAACTGGAAGTTAGTATTGAGTTTTAA
- a CDS encoding DUF3078 domain-containing protein encodes MRKILLPISIFLGIFVSAQEMNADKPAIDTTKAWSIQAQNTLMLNQAAFSNWIGGGANNVGWLAGVNYNLTYEKGKYLWENVIVLGYGQNNTKGVGTRKTQDVINLSTNFGKEFMTNWYLSAGASLQSQFAAGYEDGNNPAAAKISNFMAPGFVNVGVGVTYRPNDNFTMTLRPANARMTFVLDEDLQKAGTYGLKNNGDSMLFQFGFLGTAIYKMKLMENISLINTGSVFSNYIDHPERLVLSYGAVLNMKINRFVSTNITLDVLYDHNQIQKTQLKQTLGVGFAYNIDNGVKRSEKKDNQSWLKK; translated from the coding sequence ATGAGAAAAATTTTATTACCAATTTCCATATTTCTGGGAATTTTTGTTTCTGCTCAGGAAATGAATGCTGACAAACCAGCTATAGATACTACAAAAGCATGGTCTATTCAGGCTCAGAATACTTTAATGCTCAATCAGGCTGCCTTTTCAAATTGGATAGGCGGTGGAGCCAATAATGTAGGCTGGCTCGCCGGTGTAAACTATAATCTTACTTACGAAAAAGGAAAATACCTTTGGGAAAACGTTATTGTTTTGGGGTATGGACAAAATAATACAAAAGGAGTGGGAACCCGAAAAACCCAGGATGTTATCAATTTATCAACCAATTTCGGAAAAGAGTTTATGACCAACTGGTATTTATCTGCCGGAGCGAGCTTACAGTCGCAGTTTGCAGCAGGTTACGAAGATGGAAATAATCCTGCAGCGGCAAAAATTTCAAATTTTATGGCGCCAGGTTTCGTCAATGTTGGGGTTGGTGTTACCTATCGGCCTAATGATAATTTTACAATGACCTTAAGACCTGCCAATGCAAGAATGACCTTTGTACTGGATGAAGATCTTCAGAAAGCGGGAACTTATGGTCTGAAAAATAATGGCGATTCTATGCTATTTCAGTTTGGTTTCTTGGGAACAGCTATTTATAAAATGAAGTTAATGGAAAATATAAGTCTGATTAATACAGGTTCCGTATTTTCAAATTATATCGACCATCCTGAAAGATTGGTGCTTTCTTACGGTGCTGTTTTAAATATGAAGATCAACCGATTTGTTTCAACCAATATTACACTGGATGTGCTGTATGATCACAATCAAATTCAGAAAACTCAATTGAAACAGACTTTAGGCGTTGGCTTTGCGTATAATATTGATAACGGCGTGAAAAGATCTGAAAAAAAAGATAATCAGTCATGGCTGAAGAAATAA
- a CDS encoding DUF3078 domain-containing protein — translation MKRVFVLFFIYLSANSMAQVIISDSAAVDTIKKPKHWSVIAKNSVMFNQAAFSNWVGGGANNVGWLGSANYNLTYEKDRNLWENIIILNYGQNTTKGVGTRKTQDVINFSTNYGRQFSKSWYVSAGASLQSQFSGGFEDGNNPEAKKISNFMAPGYSNAGLGITYRPNDNLTVTFRPANARFTFVLDKELQLAGNYGLKNDGDSFLMQFGFYGNAVYKVKLMENIEMTNTGSIFSNYLDNPDHMVLSYNMLLNMKINRFISSIVTLDLLYDHNQIQKTQLKQTLGIGFAYNIDNGVKRSARKDNQSWLRK, via the coding sequence ATGAAAAGGGTCTTTGTGTTATTTTTTATTTATTTGAGTGCCAATTCTATGGCACAGGTTATTATAAGTGATTCTGCAGCGGTTGATACGATTAAAAAACCAAAACATTGGTCTGTTATTGCCAAAAACAGTGTAATGTTTAATCAGGCAGCTTTTTCCAACTGGGTTGGTGGGGGAGCCAATAATGTAGGCTGGCTTGGGAGTGCAAACTATAACCTGACGTATGAGAAAGACCGCAATCTTTGGGAAAACATCATCATTTTAAACTACGGACAAAACACCACTAAAGGAGTAGGAACAAGAAAAACTCAAGATGTTATTAATTTTTCTACCAATTATGGAAGGCAGTTTTCTAAAAGCTGGTACGTTTCTGCCGGAGCCAGTTTACAGTCTCAGTTTTCGGGAGGTTTTGAAGATGGAAACAATCCTGAAGCTAAGAAGATATCTAATTTTATGGCGCCAGGATATTCAAATGCCGGTTTAGGGATTACGTATAGACCTAATGATAACTTAACGGTTACTTTCCGTCCTGCCAATGCAAGATTTACTTTTGTTTTGGATAAAGAATTACAGCTGGCAGGAAATTATGGACTTAAAAATGATGGAGATTCATTCTTGATGCAGTTCGGTTTCTATGGAAATGCGGTATATAAGGTTAAATTAATGGAAAATATAGAAATGACCAATACCGGTTCTATTTTCTCTAATTATCTAGATAATCCTGATCATATGGTTTTGTCTTACAACATGCTTTTAAACATGAAAATCAATCGATTTATTTCGTCAATTGTTACTTTAGACTTATTATACGATCATAATCAGATTCAAAAAACTCAGCTTAAACAAACTTTAGGAATTGGTTTTGCCTACAATATTGATAATGGTGTAAAACGGTCTGCAAGAAAAGACAACCAATCATGGCTTAGGAAATAA
- a CDS encoding rhomboid family intramembrane serine protease: MIKNIIHKKAFIAPSLMLAAMWFGYFLQAMGFFSNCFGAIIPLLPEGLLGILTSPLLHGSFDHIIGNSIPIAVLMFLLYQFYSEVATKVFVIGWIGTGLILWLLPPIDILTGEYHYTCTIGASGVVYVLAFFLFFSGVFKWNMKLLTISLLVVLYYGSLIWGMFPEELFNNLNEPSKISWQAHLSGALMGSIMAYIFKNSGEKKKKYIWEFPNYYNEKDDILWQQYKENHPDDFLELPYKKNEDVWDYLEELRRK; encoded by the coding sequence ATGATTAAAAATATAATTCACAAAAAAGCATTCATCGCTCCCTCACTTATGCTTGCCGCAATGTGGTTTGGCTATTTTTTGCAGGCAATGGGCTTTTTCTCCAACTGCTTTGGTGCAATTATTCCACTTTTGCCCGAAGGTTTGCTGGGTATCTTGACCTCTCCTCTTTTACATGGCAGCTTTGATCATATTATAGGAAACTCAATCCCCATCGCAGTGTTGATGTTTTTACTCTATCAGTTTTATTCTGAAGTAGCCACCAAAGTTTTTGTAATAGGCTGGATTGGCACTGGTCTTATCCTTTGGCTGTTACCACCGATTGATATTTTAACCGGAGAATATCATTACACATGTACCATCGGAGCGAGTGGTGTAGTATATGTTTTGGCATTTTTTCTTTTTTTCAGTGGTGTTTTTAAATGGAATATGAAACTTTTAACCATTTCACTACTAGTAGTTTTATACTATGGAAGTTTAATTTGGGGCATGTTTCCTGAAGAACTATTTAACAACCTAAACGAACCGAGCAAAATCTCTTGGCAGGCACACTTGTCTGGAGCATTAATGGGAAGTATTATGGCATATATATTTAAAAATTCAGGAGAAAAAAAGAAGAAATATATCTGGGAATTCCCCAATTATTATAACGAAAAAGACGATATACTTTGGCAACAATATAAGGAAAACCATCCTGATGACTTCCTGGAATTACCTTACAAAAAAAATGAAGATGTTTGGGATTATTTGGAAGAATTA